One genomic window of Rickettsiales bacterium includes the following:
- a CDS encoding TetR/AcrR family transcriptional regulator — translation MSPRRNTKEIILQKAMMLFWENSYESVGVERICQEADVQKGSFYHFFSSKETLAVELVEWLTEMLEEEFLKPAFTSDKPAMQKFQDYFMSVKARAEAYQDGDDEGICYPGCPIGNLISEMSTKSEPIREKLELVVKLQIGYFAQAISQGQKEGSIIETMPAQDLAMLFSATWQGAEVIGKAHNNCELIASTIENMLQIIQRP, via the coding sequence ATGTCGCCGCGACGTAATACCAAAGAAATCATTCTCCAAAAAGCCATGATGCTGTTTTGGGAAAATAGCTATGAGTCGGTGGGTGTGGAACGAATTTGTCAGGAAGCAGATGTGCAGAAGGGCAGTTTCTATCACTTCTTCTCGAGCAAAGAAACACTAGCGGTTGAGTTAGTGGAGTGGCTGACGGAAATGCTGGAAGAGGAGTTTTTGAAACCCGCCTTCACCAGCGATAAACCCGCAATGCAGAAGTTTCAGGATTATTTTATGTCGGTCAAAGCACGGGCAGAGGCGTATCAAGATGGAGATGATGAAGGGATATGCTATCCGGGCTGCCCAATCGGAAACCTGATTTCTGAGATGAGCACCAAGAGCGAACCCATACGCGAAAAGTTAGAACTCGTTGTGAAGTTGCAAATTGGGTATTTCGCGCAAGCTATCTCGCAAGGGCAAAAAGAAGGCAGTATTATTGAGACCATGCCCGCCCAAGATCTGGCGATGCTTTTTAGTGCGACGTGGCAGGGGGCTGAGGTGATCGGTAAAGCGCATAATAATTGCGAGCTAATTGCTTCGACCATCGAGAATATGCTGCAGATCATACAGCGACCGTAG
- a CDS encoding outer membrane lipoprotein-sorting protein, translating into MMKYLSVSLLAAAMLATSGAQAAPPSYAKHSAEEIMAMELAPEKLGLEIVKEADLRDFGFGDFEVELEMTLRNAHNQESTREQRNQTFEMVDPNLGDKTLIIFDRPRDVKGTAFLTYSKILEPDDQWLYLPSLKRVKRIASKNKSGPFVGSEFAYEDISSQEVAKYTYKYLKQETCPTAAALKCFVVERYPAYEYSGYSKQISWIDTEHFRLQKVDFYDRKQDLLKSLTYAGYQQYLKQYWRADQFLMVNKQTGKSTDINWKGYKFRTGLSEDQFTKNKLKNTK; encoded by the coding sequence ATGATGAAATATTTATCCGTTAGCCTGCTGGCCGCTGCCATGCTTGCCACCTCTGGCGCACAAGCCGCCCCCCCCTCTTACGCTAAACATTCTGCCGAAGAGATTATGGCAATGGAGCTAGCCCCCGAAAAGCTTGGATTGGAGATTGTCAAAGAAGCTGACCTACGTGATTTCGGGTTCGGTGATTTTGAAGTCGAACTAGAGATGACCCTGCGTAACGCGCATAATCAAGAAAGCACGCGCGAGCAACGCAATCAAACGTTTGAAATGGTCGATCCAAACCTAGGTGACAAAACCCTGATCATCTTTGACCGCCCGCGCGATGTCAAAGGCACTGCCTTTCTCACCTATTCCAAAATCCTAGAACCGGATGATCAGTGGCTTTACCTACCCTCTCTTAAACGAGTCAAACGCATTGCGTCCAAAAACAAATCAGGGCCCTTTGTTGGCAGTGAATTTGCCTATGAAGATATTTCGTCGCAAGAAGTTGCTAAATACACCTATAAATACCTCAAACAAGAAACCTGCCCAACCGCTGCTGCGCTCAAATGTTTTGTCGTAGAGCGTTATCCGGCCTACGAATATTCTGGCTATAGCAAACAAATTAGCTGGATTGATACCGAGCATTTCCGCCTGCAAAAGGTTGATTTCTATGACCGTAAGCAAGACCTACTCAAAAGCCTAACCTATGCAGGCTATCAGCAGTATCTGAAGCAATATTGGCGGGCTGACCAGTTTTTGATGGTCAATAAGCAGACCGGGAAATCGACTGATATTAACTGGAAGG
- a CDS encoding RidA family protein — translation MSIERYRSGEKLSRIVTHNGTVYLCGQVANDYEADLEEQTRQVLARIDDHLAEVGSDKTKILHVMIHIKDISQAARMNAIWGEWLGDAPRPARTCVQAELAKPNTWVEMTVVAAL, via the coding sequence ATGAGCATTGAACGTTATCGCAGTGGCGAGAAACTGAGTCGCATTGTCACGCATAATGGCACTGTCTATCTATGTGGCCAGGTGGCCAATGACTATGAAGCTGATCTGGAAGAGCAAACCCGTCAGGTACTCGCACGCATCGACGATCATTTGGCCGAAGTAGGCTCGGACAAAACTAAAATATTACATGTGATGATTCATATTAAAGACATCTCTCAGGCCGCACGGATGAATGCAATCTGGGGCGAATGGCTGGGGGATGCTCCACGTCCTGCGCGGACCTGTGTACAAGCGGAACTCGCAAAGCCCAATACTTGGGTGGAGATGACCGTGGTCGCCGCGCTATAG
- a CDS encoding MMPL family transporter translates to MTDKWGVALGNMVLTYRWFVIFLSFMLVFATGYGVQFIGFDTNYRVFFGDENPQLQAFDELQNVYTKTDNTMYVIKPKAGDAFQPQVLELVQYLTEQSWQLPYSTRVDSLSNFQYTSAQGDDLTVADLIEGDPNRLSNKQLSTIRDIALHEPLLAKRLISPDGKTTGVNIVHNFPGKTAFEVPEAAAKAREILTDARAKYPEIEIRTSGMVFMNNAFSEASQNDMATLIPIMYGVLLVTMLLFLRSVSATFTTLLVIAFSAITAMGIAGWFGVKLTPPSANAPTIILTLAIADSIHIIVSMLVNMRKGMAKHAAIIESLRINLQPIFLTSMTTAIGFLTLNFSDAPPFHDLGNMTATGVIAAFVYSILFLPALLSVLPIRCKLQAENKETMVDKLGQFVVSYRRLLLPLSTGLVIVLALMIPRIELNDEFVKYFDDSIEFRTDTDFMLENLTGIYNFEYSLGAGGESQINNPQYLQETEKFANWLRQQPEVMHVYSITDIFKRLNKNMHGDDPSWYRIPDTKEMAAQYLLLYEFSLPYGLDLNDRINIDKSASRLSATLHDLSTVDIRNFKDRSEAWMLENLPDYMQTQATSPIVMFSYISQRNIESMAVGNIVALIVISLIILIALKSIRMGAISLVPNLVPVAMGLGIWGLLISQINMAVAVVAAVSLGIIVDDTVHFLSKYHRARREKNYNAEQAVQYAFSTVGSALIITTFILIAGFGILILSSFQMNVTLGLLTAIMIGCALIADFFLLPPLLIAIDRTKKTKDTQQEESL, encoded by the coding sequence ATGACGGATAAATGGGGCGTAGCCTTAGGAAATATGGTTCTAACCTACCGTTGGTTTGTGATTTTCTTAAGCTTTATGCTGGTTTTCGCGACCGGTTATGGCGTCCAATTTATCGGCTTTGATACCAATTACCGCGTCTTCTTTGGCGATGAAAATCCGCAATTGCAGGCCTTTGATGAGTTGCAGAATGTTTACACTAAAACCGATAACACCATGTATGTCATCAAGCCTAAAGCAGGCGATGCGTTCCAACCACAAGTGCTGGAGCTGGTGCAATACCTGACCGAGCAAAGCTGGCAGCTCCCCTACTCCACACGCGTCGACTCTCTGTCTAACTTTCAGTATACCTCTGCCCAAGGCGACGACCTAACCGTTGCCGATTTGATCGAAGGCGACCCAAATCGCTTGAGCAACAAACAACTCTCAACTATTCGCGATATCGCACTTCATGAGCCCCTACTGGCCAAGCGCCTTATCTCGCCCGATGGCAAAACCACTGGCGTGAATATCGTTCATAACTTCCCTGGAAAAACCGCGTTCGAAGTACCGGAAGCAGCGGCCAAAGCACGCGAAATTTTAACCGACGCACGGGCAAAATATCCGGAAATTGAAATTCGCACGTCCGGCATGGTGTTTATGAATAACGCCTTCTCCGAAGCATCACAGAACGATATGGCAACGCTCATTCCAATTATGTACGGCGTGCTCTTGGTCACCATGCTGTTATTCTTGCGCAGTGTTTCGGCAACCTTCACCACCCTATTGGTCATTGCCTTTTCGGCCATTACGGCCATGGGAATCGCCGGCTGGTTTGGCGTTAAGCTCACTCCCCCTTCGGCCAATGCACCGACCATTATCCTAACACTGGCCATTGCTGATAGTATCCACATTATCGTCAGTATGCTGGTGAATATGCGCAAAGGTATGGCCAAACATGCCGCGATCATTGAGAGCCTACGCATCAACTTGCAACCGATTTTCCTCACCAGCATGACGACCGCAATTGGCTTTCTGACGCTTAATTTCTCCGATGCGCCGCCCTTTCATGATTTAGGAAATATGACGGCAACGGGTGTCATCGCTGCTTTTGTCTACTCTATCCTGTTCTTACCCGCCTTATTGAGCGTGTTACCCATTCGCTGCAAACTCCAAGCCGAGAATAAAGAGACAATGGTCGATAAGCTAGGGCAGTTTGTCGTATCTTATCGTCGCCTATTGCTGCCACTGAGCACCGGGCTTGTCATTGTACTCGCACTGATGATTCCGCGGATTGAATTGAATGATGAGTTCGTCAAATACTTTGATGATAGCATCGAATTCCGTACCGACACCGACTTCATGCTCGAGAACTTGACTGGTATTTATAATTTCGAATACTCACTCGGTGCCGGCGGAGAAAGCCAAATCAACAATCCGCAATACCTACAAGAAACAGAGAAATTTGCAAATTGGTTACGCCAGCAACCGGAAGTCATGCATGTCTATTCGATCACCGATATTTTCAAACGCCTGAACAAGAATATGCATGGCGACGACCCCAGCTGGTATCGCATCCCCGACACTAAAGAAATGGCTGCGCAATATTTACTGCTCTATGAATTCTCGCTACCTTATGGGCTGGATTTGAATGACCGGATCAACATTGATAAATCAGCCTCTCGCCTGAGTGCTACCTTACACGATCTTAGTACGGTAGATATACGCAACTTTAAGGATCGCAGCGAAGCGTGGATGCTTGAGAACTTGCCCGATTACATGCAAACACAGGCCACCAGCCCGATTGTGATGTTCTCTTACATCTCGCAACGCAATATTGAGAGCATGGCCGTCGGCAACATTGTCGCTCTCATTGTGATCTCACTCATCATTTTGATTGCGCTAAAAAGCATCCGCATGGGAGCAATTAGCCTCGTGCCAAACTTAGTACCTGTCGCGATGGGGCTTGGTATCTGGGGCTTGTTAATCTCACAAATCAATATGGCGGTTGCCGTCGTGGCGGCAGTCAGCCTCGGAATTATCGTCGATGATACCGTGCACTTCTTAAGTAAATACCACCGTGCGCGGCGCGAAAAGAACTATAATGCCGAGCAAGCCGTGCAATATGCGTTCAGTACTGTGGGCAGTGCGCTGATCATCACTACCTTTATTTTGATTGCAGGTTTTGGCATTTTGATCTTATCTTCTTTCCAAATGAATGTAACCTTGGGGCTGCTTACCGCTATTATGATTGGCTGCGCGCTGATTGCAGATTTCTTTCTTCTGCCGCCACTACTTATTGCGATTGACCGCACCAAAAAAACTAAAGACACCCAACAGGAAGAATCCTTATGA